AGCAGAGCTCAGGGACTGCTGCTGTAGCCCAAGAACAGTCTTGGACCTGAGCCACTTGTTGGCTGCTTGAGCTGGGAGCTTCAAAATTGACACTCGTTGCTAAGAAAGGTATTTCGTGTGAACCCCTGGGAGTCACAGTCCCTAAGCCAGTGCTCTCCACCCTtatcctccttcctttctccccattTTATCTATCTCCTCCATGCTTCATCCCCATcccatttcctcttctccatctaACCCCCTTCCttgctttcctccttccccttctcttgcTCTCCGTCCTCCATCTCTGTCTACTGTTCTGTtgctctccttcccctttcctttttttgcctccccccaccatgctctgccacctctgtccctttcccttctctcgTCCCCATATTTTCTATCCTTCTCCTTCATACTTTCATCCTCCTATCACCTTATACCTGCTCATTACAAGGTCATGGTTTTAGCAATCCAAGAAGCTtaaaatatctgcaaaatctTCCCCTTCAGTGACCTTACATTGTGGTGACAAATGGGAATGAGTGAGTAGGTTGGGGTTGGTGCCTAGACTTGGACATGGAAAGGGTCTGGTGGTTGCCATGGCTATTCctgaaaccatttttaaaatgacgTATGGAGGCTGGGAAGAGTATAAAAGTCTTAGGACAAGTCCAGGAAAGCAAGAAAGCTTGATTGATGGAATCTAGTAGAGGAACCATAAATGAATTCAACTGGGAGAAACAGTCACAATCAGGCTAAGGGGACAAAATTATCAAAGGGCAGCAATCTCATATAACTGACAAGAACTAGTGttccatttaaaaagatgaaacttggggcagcccaggtggcgcagcggtttagcgccacctgcagcccggggcgtgatctggagaccgtggatcgagtcccacttcaggctctctgcgtggagcctgcttctccctctgcctgtgtctctgcctctctctctctctctctctctctctgcatctctatgaataaataaataaaatctttaaaaataaataaataaataaaaagatgaaacttggaaaaaaatcaaattggatCCCTACCTCTCACACTGTATATAAAGTGcaattccaaatggattaaaagcttaaatgaaaaaaaaaaaaagaaagaaagaaaaaaaaatgagaaaggcaaAATTCTAGACATTTTAGAATATATAGCAGAATATGACCTCAGGGAATTTCTTAAATAATGAAAACTTCTAAGCTTAAAGGAAAAGATTGCTGAATTTGACTACATTTAAATTCATCCAAGTTACAacataaagaaagtgaaaaagggTGGGTGCACACAGAAAGCTTCTAGAGTACTGATAATTTATTTTCTGGCTTCCGCTGAGAGTTTACAGgtgttcattttgttgttgtgCTTCATAACTTACATGTGTGTTAACCATATTCCTTTTTATGTATCCACTGTAACCAtaaaatttccataaaataatgataaagtaaAGGGGCACcagactggctcagtcagtagagcatgtggctctggatctcagggtcatgagttcaggccccatgttgggcatagagcttactttgaaaataaataaatatcatttaaaaaataataaaataaaaagtcacaaattGGAGGTGTCTGCCACATTTAAACTAAGAAATGATTAGTGTGTCAGtaataaagaactaaaattaataagaaaaggacaagcaacttgattttttaaaaacatgaataaaaagtaTGAATGAGCACTTCACAGAAGCGTAATCAAAAATGGCCAAAACACACATAAAAGATGTGCAACCTCACTAGCAATAATGATAATGTCAATAAAGATTGTTAATTATAATTGTTAATTATAATACAAactggcaaaaattttaaagtctgcCATACCAAGTATTGCTGAGGATATAAAGTAGCTGGAGTGAAGTGTAAATTGGTATAATCTCCTTGGAAAACAACTTAGTGTTATCTTGTAAAGTTAAATATGCCTTTGACTTATGACCAGCACTTGCACTCCTAGGTATATGCTAGGGAAACTTTCCCAcctgtatatatatttctttaatctgcaggttcctcctccctcttttgcaattaacaataattataaacTGGGTTGTTTGTGTTGCGGAGTCCTAGTCTCTCTTGAGCTTACTTCAATCAGGTTTTTATCCCCAAAACCCCACCAAAAATGTTAAGGTTATCAGCAACCCTCACATTACTAAACCTGTCAGTTCTCAGCCCTCCTCTTGACATATCATCAGttgctcactctctcccaaaAGCTTCTCAGACACCACACTTATGGTTTTCCTCCCGCCTCACCAGACGCTCAACCTTCGCCTCCAGTGCTGACTCCTCCTTTCCCCATCTCCCCTGGGGCATTCTTACCCATCTACACTGACTCAGAGATCTCTTACAGCCTCAAAGCTTTAAATTCCTTTGtatcagggacacctggtggctcccttgcagggagcctgcttctccctctgcctgtgtctctgtctctgtgtgtgtctctcatgaataaataaagagaatcttttttaaaaatttctttgtatCAGTCAGGATAAGCTGAATTATGCTGAGGTTACAAACAACCCCAAAATCTCTGCAGCTTAGAAAAACAAGGATTTCTCACCCATGCTTGTCTGATGTGGGTTGGCTACATCTCTGCTCTACGTCATCATTCCAGAATCAACGCTGAAGGAGAAGCCCTTACCTGGGACATTGCCAGACTCAATGTCTTCTGCTAAGACTTCGCTTAGCAGAGAGCGAAGAGGAAAAAGTGGAGGGCAATCACATAATGGCTCTTAGTTCTGTTTGGGACTAGCATGTGTCAATTTTCCCATTGCAGAGGGCAAAACCAACCACATGGGTAACCTTGAGGACAATGAGATATGGATGAATAAGCCTTCtgcagggaggagcagcagatctttttgaacaataataaaattgaCCATACCGTCTGTGTGCTATCAGTGGATATCTAACAGACCTCTCAAACTCAACATTTCCAAAACTGATCTCTTGatcctccccctgcctccatcCCATACTGTTCTTGCTACACAGACTACTCAGTTGATAGCAACTCCATCCCTCGGGTTGCCCCAGCTCAAATCTTTGAAATCATTCTTAATACTGCTTTTATACTGCACATCTAATCTATCAGGAAGTCCTATTGGCTCTGCCTTTGAcatatatccagaatctgaccacttctcactctctctgctgCTACAAACTTGACATGATTCAGCATCACCTCTTGCCTGGACAACTGCAGTCACCTATCTAGTCTCCCTGCTTCTAGCCTTGCCTCTGGTCCCCTCAGTCtatccacacagcagccagacataatcctttaaaaatcaaaggCAGAGCACATCATTCCCactgctcaaaaccctccagtggctGCCCATTCTCTCAGAGTAAAAGCCACAGCCTTTAACAATGTTCTACACAGTTCTACATGCTCTGTGCCCTCCTGTTATCTCTCTAATATCATTTCCTACCTACCTCTCCTGCACTCACTTGCCTCCCTGTTGTTCCCCTGAGTGTGTGCCTTTTGTGTCCACCATAAGACCTCTGTGtttgtcccctctgcctggagtgcTCTCATCCTAGATACCCGCATAGGTGACTCCCTCACCTTCCAAGTATTTGCTCAAATATTACCTTTTCAACTATGCCTTCCCTGGCTTCCACATTTAAAATGGCAAtacggggcagcccaggtggctcagcggtttagcgccaccttcagcccagggcctgatcctggagacctgggacagatcgagtcccacatcaggctccctgcatggagcctgcttctccctctgcctgtgtctctgtctctgtctctgtctctctctctctctctctctctctctctctctcctctctctctctgtctcccattaataaataaataaaatctttaaaaaaataaaatggcaatacgCCCCATGTCCTTGGCACTCCAGTTCCCTTTATCCTGCTCTATCTTTTCCCCCATAGCACATATCATCTTCTTACAAACTCTTCAGCATACTGTTTAttgtctccctgcccccactaAAAAGTAACCTCCACAGAAGATTCAGATTCTCGTCAGTTTTGTTCTTTGATGTCTCCCAGCTCCTTATAGGAGTGTCTGACAGTAGGCAATCCACGATTTGTTAAATGATAGCATGAACATgagttaaaaaagtaaaatgaagaaaaaatgcaCACTACATGATACATTATCAAGTTCCAAAACAAGAGAATGTTTCAAAATATTGTCCAGGGAATCATATACATACACAGTATGTTAATGCCTATTAGTAAGCAAATGCTAACATTTGCATCTTAGGGTAAGGATGAGGGAAAAGAGACATAAGATACTTTAAGAATATTGATCGAGTTCTATTCCTTAAGATGGGGAGTTGGTTCATGAGTCTCTTTTATCATGTTTCTTAACTTGCATATAGgttatatatattctgtatatatcaaattattcagtaacaatttttttaaaaataaaggatcatgggtatctgggtagctcagtcaattacgcatctgcctttagctcaggtcatgatcccagggtcctgtgatggagcccttccctgctcagtggagggtctgcttctccctctccctctgcacacctgCCACCCCACTCATGCGctcactctgtctccctctgtctcaaataaataaaatcttttaaaaaataagaattataaaaggATCAGAACTAGCTATAGGAGAAGTTCAGGAATGGTATTCTAAACAAAgaaacaccatatacaaagaccCTGAGGTAGGAACAGTTGTTGTGTTGAAGGACTTGATAGGAGGCCAGTGTTCCTGTATGACCATAAGTGAGGGAGACTGTGATGTGGGATGAATTAGAAAGCTGTGCAGGAGCTGGAACTTCAAACCCATGGTAAGGAGTTTGGATCTGATTCTAAGTGCAGTGGGAAGCCAGTGGAGGATTCTAAGCAGGTGAGAGACACGATCACATTTATGTTTGCAAAAATGTTTTTGGCTGTGACTTTGGCTGGCTCACATGCCAAAACTGGGCTTCCCAAAATATGAAAGAACACAGGCAAATTTAAGCCCTCTAGCCTTTTACTTGACTAAAGAATAAGTAACAAACAGGAAATAGTGGTGCCATTTACTGAAACGGGGAAAACCAAATAGAGTGTAATGTGAATGGGGGAAGAATTGTAAATAAGTTTTTGAGACTTGGAAAGGTGAGCAAGGGTCAAATCATGAAGACTTATAAATCTGGCAAAGGGGGTTAGACTTTATAAATACTGGGGAGCCATCTGCTTTAAAGccatttacacttttaaaaaaaatattttatttattcatgagagacccattgagagagaggcagagacataggcagagggagaagcaggctccgtgcagggagcctgatgtgggacgtgatcccaggactccaggattacaacctgagctggaggcagatgcgtaaccactgagtcacccaggcatcccccatttgctctttttttttaagactttatttaagagagagagagcataaccaggggtgtggggcagagaaagaggaagaagcagactccctgctgagcagggggcccaatgctggccagatcccaggaccccaagatcgtgacctgagccaaaggcagacacttaactgactgagccattcaggtgcccctaaagatgctcttaaaggtttctttttttttttaattttttattatttatttatgatagtcacacagagagagagagagagaggcagagacacaggcagagggagaagcaggctccatgcaccgggagcccgatgtgggattcgatcccgggtctccaggatcgcgccctgggccaaaggcacgcgccgaaccgctgcgccacccagggatccctcttaaaggtttctttaaaaagattttttatttttaagcgaTCTCTACACCGAACATGGAGCCTGAACTTATAACCCTGAAATTGAGTCCCATACTCCACTGAcaaagccatccaggtgcctcgtTGCTTTTAaaggttgttggttttttttaaaaaagagattctatttatttattcatgagagacacagagaaagaggcagagacacaggcagagggaggagaagcaggctccatgcagggagcctgatgcgggatttgatcccaggaccctgggatcacgccctgagccaaaggcagacactcaaccactgagccactcaggcatcccaagcaggttccatgcagggagcccgatgcaggactcgatcccaagactccaggatcatgccctgggccgaaggcaggcatgcaaccgctaagccacccaggcatcccgctttTAAAGGTTTTAAGGTGAGGTGTGCCATGGTCAGATTTGCTTTCAGAAAGATCACTCTGATAGCTAGTGCAGAGAAAGGAATAGACAGGGTGACACTAGAGCAAGAGAGGCCACTGAGGCTCCTGAGAACATTGTCTAGCACCTGATTGTGAGACCTGAATTAGGGCAGTGACAGCAAAGATGTAGGACACAGATATGAAATACATCAGGAGGTAAAATCAGTAGGAATCAACAACTGGTGAGTTGCTGTaaggagaaaagaatagaggTGGGGATGTAGTCAAGAATGGTGGTCAGCACTGATTGGCCATTCCACTCCACTCTTACTCCAGATGTATAAGATAGACGTGTCACCAGATCCAAAGGAGGTGGCAGCCATTGAGGCTAGAAGAAATCGAGAAAAAGATAGGCAGAGCCGATTCTTCAATGTGCGGACCCGAGTCATGGGGGTAAGTAGGCAACAGGCACTTTCTTGGGACCAGGGGTCACCTCACTCCTGCACCCATAGAGGAATGTAGCAGTGTCTGTTACAGTCTTCATTGATTTGAGTGGCCCCTCCAGCTGgaaaggaaggagatggagagagggcaTCCAGTACCaggtgagggaaggaagagggctAGGGGTGCAGGGGAAGAGAAGTCAGTGACAGCCTACTCCTCCAGTCAGCTCTGGGCTGAGTGACCTGGTTCTCGAGAGACAGGCAACATGGAGCCAAAAGATGTCTAAAGAATATTTGGTATTGTGTATGCCTAAGTGCTGTCTGGAAGGCTACATAAGAAACTGTTAACCAGGCTGAGACACAGAGATGGGAAGGACTTACTCTTCACTAAACTGTATTCCCTTTTACACTATCTTGAAATGTTTCAAAGGAATCAcaatcaaaataaacagaaaatattgatagtttaagaaaaaataggTTTCTGGGTAGGTGGATAGAGATCAGGGGGCTGCAGCATGGTATCCTGGAAAAGACCTCCTACCTCAAGGGCGAGGTCTGCTGTTTACTAGATATGTGGCTTTGAATGAGTCACCTGTCTTCTCTGAGCTCTAGGCTCCTCCTTAGTAAAATGAAGCTAAATAAAGGAAGTGTAAAAGTGAATATTAATATATGGTGGTGGCTGTGGAAACCAGagcatagtgcctgacacaaGTAAGTATTTGGCCGAGAGATGTGTGGTGTGATTGAGATCCAGCTGGCAAGCATTTCCTCAGGATCTGTTCTGTGCCAAGAACTTGATTGGGCAGTAGGGCACAAAGCTAAGGCCCAGTCTCTGCCCTTAATAGGCTCACAGTCTGGTGGGGGAGATCATTGTCAGAGGCAAACATCAACATAATGTGGATAGTGGGTCCTAGATTCTATGGGAGTAGCACCTGCCTAAGGAATCAGGAAGGTGAAGCCTGAGCCAGTCTTGAAGGATAAATAGGAGTTTaggtaaaaagaggaagaaagttcCAAGTGGAGGGAGCAGCTGGAGCAAAGGCTATTTGTTCAAAACAACCTAAGAAGTACAGGGAACTGTAAGCACAGAGCTCCTGAAGGTGGGTCAGAGAAGAAGGTACTGAGATAAAgctagagaaagagacagagaccagACCAATGAGGGGCTTACAAACCATATTCAGATAGTAGAACATATTCCAGGAGGTATAATGTTCCAGGAGGAACTCTGGCTGGAGGAGCTTAACAAAGCTTCCTGGCGGGAAACCCACCAACAGAGAAACTGAGAGAAAGGTCGACATTGTAAAGTTTGGCCATTGTCAAAAACATTGTTTGCTCTACTACATTCCAAGTAAAATATGTGTTAGAAGTGATGCTTGTATAAAAGAATTTAAGAGCATGAGAGCTTTCTGTTTTGCTATTCCTATTGTCCTTGGGGGAAAGGAGACTCCGTGAGTTGTGCTCTTTCTCTGGGCCCGACATGGGAATGTGGGTTTGACCTAAAAACATCTGACTAGCACAGGTTGgctgtttttttactttttttttttttttttacgagtTCATTGCACTGACGGATATTTTGCATGTCTGTAACTTCTGTCAACATTTGTTTGTGTTAACTTCTGATGTTCTTTCAACTGACTTTGTTTACTTGGCCAGATCAGCTTTGCAGCACATGCTGCATCTTTGTGGCAGAGTCCTGTACTCTTAGTGATTGTTCTAAACTTCTTTATTGCTGTCTCAGAAAGCAAAAGATTGTGtatttctattaaacatttacaatcaaaatcctaaaaaaaaaaaaaaaaaaaaggtcccctATGGGGACCTATAGGAGAATTCTGAAGCAAGTATATTCTGAGCAGTTTGTGTTAGAGCATTCAAGACCCACTATTGGTCCCCTACCCTGATTTACCTCATTTCTTTGGGATCAGGTGGATGTCAAAGCCCTCAACAGCCAGGTGGAAGAGCGAAAGCTTCGAGAGGCAACAGAGCAGCGCAAGGAAGCAGCTTATGGTAAAAGCCCAAGACCGAGGGCAAGCTAAGAAGGATAGTGTAAGGGCCTGAGTGGGCTGAGGTAGGGCAGTTCTGCCTTGGAGTAGGGCCTGAGGCCTGGGGTGTGGTGGGACAAACCAGATGGACCTTTGGAGCAGAGGCCATGCAGAGTGGGCTCTGTCTCTTCTGTGGGGCTTTCTTCAtgtccctgcccacccacccccaggtaCCTACCAGATGCAGTATGACCTGGTAGCCCAGATGCTAGAGAAGGAACAGGCAGAACGAACACGTAGGCTGGCCAGGAAAGTCCAGGAATTTCGGGAGCAAAAGCAGCAGCTCAAGAACAGACAAGAATTTGACTTCTGGGATCCTGGCCGTTTCTGCACGGAGTTTCCAGGCCGTTTCGGTGACAGTGACCCCTACTATGGCCCAGCCAGCCTGCAGTGCTTTGCTGGGGAGGACCTGGACAGGGCTGCATGCCTGAAAATGCAGCAGGAGCAGTTTAAGTACAGGCTGGAGAGGCAACTGCAGGAGCAACGACAAGTCAAGGTTGATGAGAAGTGTTCAGGTTAGTAGCCGTGCCCTCCAGGCTGAGACCTAGGGCCTAGTGGGGAGTTGTTCTGAGCCAGGTACAGCACCCACGAGGTCAGAACCGTGTGGGGAGGTCCAGTGACCCATAAAGCTGATGCCGAAAGGTTAGACTGAGCAGACCCCAAATTCCCTGACTTCCTTCAGTAACTGACAGTGTAGCCATCAGTACCCACTCAGCCTCAAATTCCATTATATGGAGGCAACATAGTGAAGACAGACCTATCGGTTCTGCCACTTACCACCTGGTTTGGGCAAATGAATTTTCTTAgtgcttcagcttcctcatccttaaaatggggataataatccaTGCCACAAAAagctcatagaaaaaaaaaaagctcatagaaGAATGACATGAGATACTGTATGGAAAGCACAAGCATCAGTGCTCAGTAACCAGTAGCTACTATTACTATGACACTGCCTGTGACCACATCCTCCTTTTTTATTAGAGCAAGCCCTTTAAGGGCAAGGATCACCTCTTACCTATTTGTACTGCTCACCTTTCAAATCATCCCTGTTAGAGCATCCTATTCAGTTTACCACTTGTTGTGGATGTCACTAATTCTGGAAGTATTTGTGGAACGTCTGTCTTTTCTCCAAAATGTCAGCTCACTAAAGACAAATTTTCTACACCTGTCTCCCAGTGGCCTCATACAGAGCCTGCCATGGTGTCAGGAGCTCAATAAATCATTGTCAAATGAACAACTGGAGACCAAAGTAAACAAGACAAGCACCCTGCCCTCCATGATCCCATGAAACCATGCCCCTTCtagaaaaacagtttatttttttaattatttatttgagagagagagagcacgagcaggggaagtggcaaagggaaaaggagaagcagactcccctctaagcagggagcccaacacagggctcaatcccaggaccctaagatcatgacctgagctgaaggcagacagttaacggactgagccacccaggcaccccaaaaatcaGTTTAGTTGAAGAGGAAAAGATAACATGCACAAGTTAttcatcagcaaatatttatgctTTAACAGTGGTAGGTATTGTGATATAAGTGTATATAGGACATGGAGGGAACATCAACATGGGAGTGGTCAATTCTCACAAGGAAAGGGAGGCAGGATGGGGAGGTGGCACAAGTCAGCTATCAGGAATCAGTTTTGGAAAGTTGGGTACAATTTTTCCAAGGCAGGGTAAGGGAACAagaaaaggggcagaaagaggtagagaacTGGGGTTGTGAATAGTCCAAGAGTGTAGGATGCGTGAACAGTTTCATGTTAGTGCAGCCTAGGGTTGAGGActtagaggaagagaaaatgtgcaAGAATTTTCTATGCCAAACTAAGGAATTGTGACTTTATTATGTAGACAGTGAATAACCATTTAAGGGTTTTAAGCAGAGTGACAAGACTATTTCAATATTTGGCATATATTAAGCCACCTATTTTGTGCCTGgcacagtgaacaaaatagaaaaatccttGCTGTCATGGAGTTCACATTCTAATGGGGAcaaacagacaataaacaagataaaatagtAAACTATACAGTGGACCCTtgaacacaggtttgaactgcataggtccacttatatgtggaattttttaaatgcaatact
The window above is part of the Vulpes lagopus strain Blue_001 chromosome X, ASM1834538v1, whole genome shotgun sequence genome. Proteins encoded here:
- the RIBC1 gene encoding RIB43A-like with coiled-coils protein 1 isoform X3, whose translation is MYKIDVSPDPKEVAAIEARRNREKDRQSRFFNVRTRVMGVDVKALNSQVEERKLREATEQRKEAAYGTYQMQYDLVAQMLEKEQAERTRRLARKVQEFREQKQQLKNRQEFDFWDPGRFCTEFPGRFGDSDPYYGPASLQCFAGEDLDRAACLKMQQEQFKYRLERQLQEQRQVKVDEKCSGMLNDQLRLAMDMQATQLAKLEESCRVAMMSAMANANKAQAELSEFHNLHQSAYNPISPAVQHQQPLSSK